A section of the Anabaena cylindrica PCC 7122 genome encodes:
- the pgl gene encoding 6-phosphogluconolactonase: protein MNKTVEVLPDLPALVARALDLILSKLEAAIKERGQFTIALSGGSTPKPLYEAISKQNLPWDKIHVFWGDERYVPPDHSDSNELMARRAWLNQVAIPAANIHAMPTLSADPAVDAAKYEKHLQEFFNSAPGNFPALDVVLLGMGDDAHTASLFPHTEALNVSDRLITVGNKDGNPRITFTYPFINAARCVLFAVAGANKRPALAQIFAPVADDFAYPSRLIKPQGELLWLLDAAAGLEIKP from the coding sequence ATGAACAAAACGGTTGAAGTTTTACCGGATCTGCCAGCGCTGGTAGCACGGGCGCTAGATTTAATCTTGTCCAAACTGGAAGCTGCCATTAAGGAACGGGGGCAATTTACTATTGCCTTATCTGGTGGTAGTACACCTAAGCCATTGTACGAAGCAATAAGTAAGCAAAACCTACCTTGGGATAAAATTCATGTATTCTGGGGAGATGAGCGTTATGTACCACCAGATCACTCTGATAGCAATGAATTGATGGCACGTCGTGCCTGGTTAAATCAGGTTGCTATCCCAGCAGCTAATATTCACGCTATGCCAACCCTATCGGCTGATCCAGCGGTGGATGCGGCTAAGTATGAAAAGCACCTGCAAGAATTTTTTAATTCTGCGCCAGGAAATTTTCCCGCATTGGATGTAGTTTTATTAGGAATGGGTGATGATGCTCACACTGCATCTTTGTTTCCACATACAGAAGCTCTGAATGTCAGCGATCGCTTGATTACTGTGGGCAACAAAGACGGTAATCCCCGGATCACCTTCACATACCCATTTATCAACGCGGCTCGGTGCGTGCTTTTTGCGGTGGCTGGTGCTAATAAACGACCAGCTTTAGCCCAAATTTTTGCTCCTGTAGCCGATGATTTTGCCTATCCATCTCGCTTAATTAAACCCCAAGGGGAATTATTATGGCTGCTAGATGCAGCAGCAGGTTTGGAAATCAAACCTTAA